A DNA window from Hordeum vulgare subsp. vulgare chromosome 1H, MorexV3_pseudomolecules_assembly, whole genome shotgun sequence contains the following coding sequences:
- the LOC123396233 gene encoding ras-related protein RHN1-like, translating into DLRAWVRVQVLLGDLGAGKTSIVVRFAKGLYYECEESTIGAAFFSHALPVNGVGEDATVRFDIWDTVGQERYHSLAPMYYRGAAAAVVVYDITSTDSYTRAKRWVDELQRQGNPHLVMALVGNKVDLKKKRKVGTQYAERNDLFFMETSAKTAQNVGELFYYLAERLVKVHTSHPTGMVLHDDDQRGVRGRWFCLFRVIDVACRMLTAGLAGVQAERRARQPQIGIRRRWTSPTTSSRRSRAPSWPLAVSAALGHPRCSRAGGATKPELRPRDDVGRHWKLLPFLFSSAVHARPASSPPSSPLGRRSTPV; encoded by the exons GATTTGCGTGCGTGGGTGCGTGTGCAGGTGCTCCTAGGAGACCTTGGCGCCGGGAAGACCAGCATCGTGGTCCGGTTCGCCAAGGGGCTCTACTACGAGTGCGAGGAGTCGACCATCGGGGCAGCCTTCTTCTCGCACGCCCTCCCCGTGAACGGCGTTGGCGAGGACGCCACTGTCAGGTTTGACATCTGGGACACCGTCGGCCAGGAGCGCTACCACAGCCTCGCCCCCATGTACTAccgcggcgccgccgccgccgtcgtcgtctacGACATCACTAGCACG GATTCGTACACCCGAGCAAAGAGGTGGGTCGACGAGCTTCAGAGACAAG GGAACCCGCATCTGGTGATGGCGTTAGTGGGCAACAAGGTCGATCTGAAAAAAAAGAGGAAGGTTGGCACACAG TACGCGGAGCGGAACGACCTCTTCTTCATGGAGACGTCGGCCAAGACGGCGCAGAACGTCGGTGAGCTCTTCTACTATCTAG CCGAGAGGCTGGTGAAGGTGCACACCAGCCATCCAACCGGGATGGTCCTGCACGACGACGACCAGCGCGGTGTCCGGGGACGGTGGTTCTGTTTGTTCCGGGTGATCGACGTTGCGTGTCGCATGCTGACGGCGGGGCTGGCGGGAGTTCAGGCGGAGCGGCGCGCCCGTCAGCCGCAGATCGGGATCAGGCGGCGATGGACTTCTCCGACGACGTCAAGCAGGCGATCCCGCGCCCCGTCCTGGCCTTTGGCGGTGTCGGCAGCGCTGGGCCATCCCCGCTGCTCAAGGGCTGGCGGGGCGACGAAGCCGGAGCTCCGCCCCCGAGATGATGTCGGCCGCCACTGgaagctcctccccttcctctTCAGCTCAGCGGTACATGCCCGCCCGGCctcgtctcctccttcctctcccctcGGTCGGCGGTCGACGCCGGTTTAG